One Triticum dicoccoides isolate Atlit2015 ecotype Zavitan chromosome 4B, WEW_v2.0, whole genome shotgun sequence genomic window carries:
- the LOC119295239 gene encoding E3 ubiquitin-protein ligase CHFR-like, whose product MDSGECSNSNPSASSPGAAGVWAKLVPADSAYPEVAVAEGDAVVCSLVAPAAGGEELAWCEIRRGGDASSATIRNLSSDAIIVDGRVIQQELVDIKPGSKIVPGPQEEGHLVYTFDITAAKDHDKNNVKILLDIENAKCSICLNLWHDVVTVAPCFHNFCNGCFSEWLRRSSSKSRDKSQSAACPQCRTPVQSVGRNHFLHNIEEAILQAFSSLQRSDDEIALLESYASVKSNLVLGKQKNQSRKRPLPPASDESNDAEFPCPQCGTEFAGFRCSPRATHIQCNGCGGMMPARPNTSIQKCLGCDGSFCGAYWYSQGVNSSHCTLICNQETFRMISQHHISRLPDTLHGGNPYEKDITERCIQKSGKTLQAVISEWIAKFDNKELDRSRLQLNNVEAITSRTYLCNHCYNKFVDFLLYWFRVSTPRNLLPADAADRDSCWYGFMCRTQHHRQDHAKKLNHVCRPTRGNP is encoded by the exons ATGGACTCCGGCGAGTGCTCCAACTCCAACCCCTCCGCGTCTTCCCCGGGCGCCGCAGGCGTCTGGGCGAAGCTAG TGCCTGCGGATTCGGCCTACCCGGAGGTGGCCGTCGCAGAGGGCGACGCCGTGGTCTGCTCCCTGGTCGCCCCCGCCGCAGGCGGGGAGGAGCTCGCATGGTGCGAGATTAGGCGCGGCGGCGACGCGTCGTCGGCGACGATCCGGAACCTCAG CTCGGATGCAATTATTGTTGATGGAAGAGTTATCCAACAAGAATTGGTTGACATTAAACCAGGGAGCAAGATTGTCCCAGGACCCCAGGAAGAAG GTCATTTAGTGTATACCTTTGATATAACAGCTGCGAAGGACCATGACAAAAACAATGTCAAGATTTTACTTGATATTGAGAATGCAAAATGCAGCATATGCTTGAATTTGTGGCATGATGTTGTTACTGTTGCTCCCTGCTTCCACAACTTCTG CAATGGCTGCTTCTCAGAGTGGTTGAGAAGGTCTTCGAGCAAGTCGCGTGATAAAAGCCAGAGTGCTGCCTGTCCACAATGTAGGACGCCAGTGCAATCAGTTGGAAGGAATCACTTCCTTCATAATATTGAAGAG GCTATACTACAAGCTTTTTCGTCACTACAGCGGTCTGATGATGAGATTGCGTTGTTAGAGTCATATGCCTCAGTTAAATCGAATCTT GTTTTGGGAAAGCAGAAAAATCAATCAAGAAAGCGCCCTTTGCCACCTGCAAGTGATGAAAGCAACGATGCTGAATTTCCATGTCCTCAATGTG GTACAGAATTTGCTGGATTTAGATGCAGTCCCCGAGCAACACACATACAGTGTAATGGATGTGGAGGAATGATGCCAGCTAGGCCTAACACCAGTATACAAAAAT GTTTGGGGTGTGATGGATCATTTTGTGGAGCTTATTGGTATTCCCAAGGAGTGAATTCAAGTCACTGTACTCTAATCTGCAACCAGGAAACTTTCAGGATG ATCTCTCAGCACCATATCTCTAGACTTCCGGACACGCTTCATGGGGGAAATCCATATGAAAAAGAT ATCACAGAAAGGTGCATACAGAAATCTGGCAAAACGTTGCAAGCTGTAATCTCTGAGTGGATAGCAAAGTTTGATAATAAGGAACTTG ATCGCTCAAGGTTGCAACTGAATAATGTTGAGGCAATTACTTCCAGGACATACCTTTGCAA CCATTGCTACAACAAGTTCGTTGATTTTCTGCTGTATTGGTTCCGCGTGTCAACGCCCAGAAAT CTTCTTCCAGCTGATGCTGCTGACAGGGATAGTTGCTGGTACGGTTTCATGTGCCGTACCCAGCACCATCGACAGGACCACGCCAAGAAGCTGAACCATGTATGCCGTCCGACGAGAGGCAACCCCTAA